One stretch of Gouania willdenowi chromosome 16, fGouWil2.1, whole genome shotgun sequence DNA includes these proteins:
- the s100a10b gene encoding protein S100-A10b → MTLLEQSMQNMIEVFHSYVEKDGDGKTLSKKQLKKLLETELPEFLKAQKNPNIVDNIMKDLDQNKDDKLNFEEFVPFVAGLVMACEKCFQKKDKK, encoded by the exons ATGACTCTGCTGGAACAATCAATGCAGAACATGATCGAAGTCTTCCACAGCTATGTAGAGAAGGACGGAGACGGAAAGACCTTAAGCAAGAAGCAACTGAAGAAACTACTGGAGACGGAGCTGCCTGAGTTTCTAAAG GCCCAGAAAAACCCCAACATTGTGGACAACATCATGAAAGATCTGGACCAAAACAAAGACGATAAACTGAACTTTGAAGAGTTCGTTCCTTTTGTTGCAGGTCTAGTGATGGCTTgcgaaaaatgttttcaaaaaaagGACAAGAAGTAA